In Tripterygium wilfordii isolate XIE 37 chromosome 17, ASM1340144v1, whole genome shotgun sequence, the genomic window CAATCTGCAGTTAATGTACAATTTTATACTAACCTCCGAGTTTTTATGAGGTCTTGAAATCTGTCATTGAGCTtgagtttctttttttaattcgaTGTTCTTTCGTTTTCATCATTTCATTTATAAGCTTATTTCTTAGGACTTTGGATTCAGATTTCTGTAGAAATGATTTTTGAGTGCTGAATTTTTGTGGTGGGTATGTCCACTAGGTTGGCTAGACTATGAACTATGAAGTCAATGGTGGTATTGACTGTTGTTTTTTGTATGCATGCATAAAACAAGTTTGACCTGAAACAGATTTAAGTTTCACTGCTAtaatttattgaaatgaaaagtaaggttttatatttttgtaaattCCTTTTTGTTGTGATAGAGTGGCTTCAAGCCTCCTTTTACTGCTTGCTGACATGATGTCATTTTACAGCCTTGCTTCTTATATGACTGATGAAGAAATCCAAAAGGGAATCTTATATCCATCTATAAATAGGTAATATTTCCAGTTCTGAGGAAAATCTTTCCCTCTCAAGCTTAGTATCTATATTTGTAATTTCTTGCATTACGATTCTTTAGTGGGAAAAAAGACTAGGAAAAGCCTATGATATTTCCTGGTGAGCTTGAATCAGTAGTTTGCATGAATGCTCTTTGGTAGTTTGAGTCTTTCTCATTATCTTTCCAGTCACTCTTCGTTACGTGCATAAGGCAGTTAtcgtttttcttttccttttggttttgtttgttttctctgCTCAACATTAAAGattagagtgtttttttttttttgtgtgtgtgcgcgTGCGTGTTTACTGTTTACTAAAGAAATCATCATTTACATGAAGGGATGCTGATAGCATATTCATTATAGATTGTGTAACTCGTATTGATAACTATAAAAATTGGCTCATGTCTGATTTTACAGACTTATATTAAGAAAGCTATGTTGTGCATGATACAGTATTCGAGATATTACAGCAGAGGTTGGGGCTGCTGTTTTACGTGCAGCTGTTGCAGAAGAGCTTGCTGAAGGACATGGTGACATCGGACCCAAAGAGCTTATGCTAATGTCAAAAGTATGAgtgactttttttgttttgttttgttttgttttttgttttggtaaaATACCAGAGCAGATGCAATAAACTCTTGTTTATTGTTTAAATCAATCTTGTCATTTTCTAAATTATATGATCTTGGCTGCAGGAGGAGACAGTGGAGTATGTGAAACATAACATGTGGTTCCCAGTTTACAGCCCTCTTGTTCATGAGAAATAAACCATTCTTAGCCCTTCCATTGTCATCATCTTCTCAGGCTAATTTGCTGCAGAGGGGACCGGACCTAAAATTTTGCAGCCACGCTTGGCGGTATTGTGCTATGCTTTATCCGGTAGCTTAAAATATTGAGTAGGCaaataataaaaggaaaagagggAAAAAGCCCCCCTCTGAATTCTGatgtacttaatttttttttatgtgatttgTTGGTGTAACAAGTTAAATATATCTTACTCTTAAGGGGGCCTGGTACACATTATGGGTTTAGTATTGATAGGCTGAGATGACATTTTGGATTGATGGTCTGAATTTTTTCTGAAAGCTTTCAAGAGAAATGGACAACTCTGAACAATTTAAATTTATCTATCTGTCTCGTTCCTTCTACCTATATATCATTTtaagagaagaagaaactgtAGAACACAGATTGGCACGTATGTTTGTATTATGCTGGGATGAAACGAAATATTATGTTCCAACTCTTTTATCTGCTTTTATGCTTTTGATCATATTAGGGAAGACGAATTCAATTTGGCTTTGTTGATGGAGAGTGATTGCGATTTTGCCTTGAACTCCACGTAATGAAAGAGATGTGTGGGCCATTATTCAAAACTTTGCATGACTCTAAGATCATCCACATATATCATCTTCAAAGTCTATAAATAAGGGATCGGGGTAGGTTTAGTGTTGAATCGGTgcactatattttttaaaaaaattatgaaaaattataaatgtatgGTACTTTTCATCACGAatttgagggtttttttttccgaATAAATCCACCAGTCATTTCTTAGGGGCAGTATCATCCAACTGTTGTCCAATCAAATAAGATTAGAGACGAAAGTGGATAACTTCTCAGTCTTCTCATATGGGTCAAACGGACAGTGATAGATGAACAATGTAGAAGCAGAAGCAGTGATTTAAATGTTGAAGCCACCTTCGCACTACTCACGGTTCAAATTCAAAAACGTTTATCGCACAAATGGCAGAAGCAGCAGGAAAGAGGTACTGCTTTCTTGTTTCATGTTGTCCTCTTCTTCTAATTTGTTGCGGCAATTAATCAAACACTTGATGTGCGATTTCCACTTTCATTTCTGATTGCATCTCTCTTCACGTTTAACTCATCCTCCACACTCCAGGCTCTTTTGTTCCTGTAATGATGGATTTCTATGTGCAGATATGCGGTTGTTACGGGAGCAAATAAGGGGATTGGGTTGGAGATATGTAGGCAGTTGGCCTCTAAAGGGATTGTGGTGGTGTTAACTGCAAGAGATGAAAAGAGAGGCCTAGAAGCTCTTCATAAACTGAAAGAGTCTTCTGGTATTTCTGAATATGTGGTTTTTCATCAGCTTGATGTAGCAGACCATGCTAGCGTCTCTGCTCTGGCTGATTTCGTCAAAACCCATTTTGGGAAGCTTGATATTTTGGTACTGATAATTCAAACTCAGTTGTCTTTGCATCTTTACTTTCTTGTTTTTCTATTCCTACTTCCTACAAGATACGTATATGCATATGTGGAGAAATTACATTTGCATGCACTGATTTGGCGATATAATTTAACTCTAATGGTATACCCATCTGGCCATTGGTTTCTTTGGTTCTTCATATAGACAAACACTAACATAGAGCACATGACTCTGTCGCCTTAAGGGTTTGGGAAGTTCTGTAATCCAAGTATCTTTGATTTTAGTGCAATTGAACATTATTTGGTTTTGGTTGTGTAATTGAACTTTTAGTAGTTTTATGGATAACAGTTCATTTTGGCTTTATTTTTTGGATTTGCTGAAATTGGTGATTTTGCATGTCCCCATTTTTGGAGCTTTCTTTGTGATCTCATAGTACTGTTCATCTATTTACTAAGATGCTGAAATGAATCCTAATTTTTTATCACTTCTATATCACACTTCACAGAATACATATGAGTGAAATCCTGTTTTTTACATATGACATTAACTGACAATTTATTACTAGAGCAGTGTTTATTttgattgaaacttgaaagaagcatattaattaatctatttgaagctGAAGATTTTGGCGTCAACTAAGTGGTAATACAATCTAGTTGAAATTCTTTATTTGGATGTacattttccctttttttttctttgaaaaaattTCTGGGTTGATTTTGAAGAAGTGAAGCGCAGGTGAACAATGCTGGGGTTGTTGGAGCCAGTATTGATGAAGATGCTTATAGAGCAGCGACTAAGGTGAGTTTTCTAAATGGGATTTAGCAATTACCATAATCTGGTTGGTAGTCATAACTGTTAACCCAATTGAGGAAAGGAAAGCTGGAAAACACATTGGCGCAGAAGAAGAGTTCATTTCACAAATTTGTTCTACTCAAGTAATATTGGACGTCATTTCATATAGCTAACAAGGATAACAAAGCTCTTCTAACTAATCCAGGAAGGTGGTCAAATCATTTGGAAGGAATTGTTAAGAAATGCAAGCTACGAACTGGCTGAAGAATGCTTGAATATAAACTATTATGGCTCAAAACGAATGGTAGAAGCATTCATTCCCCTTCTTCAGATATCCAATTCACCAAGGATTGTCAATGTCTCTTCATCCATGGGAAGGTTGGAGGTAGAAATCTTCACAACCTTTTGCAACAGATAACTTGTCTTTGGTATTACACATGGTTGAGTTAAACTTCTTTAATTTGTTTCAGAATGTACCACATGAATGGGCTAAAGGAGTGCTAAGTGATGCTGATAATCTAACAGAAGAAAGAATTGATGAGGTGTTGCATCAATATCTGAAAGATTATAAAGAAGGTTCTGTTGAATCGAAAGGCTGGCCGAGTTTTGGTTCTGTCTATATACTTTCAAAAGCAGCGATGAATGCATACACAAGGATTCTGGCCAAGAAGTACCCTACTTTCAGAATCAATAGTGTCTGCCCTGGATTTGTGAAGACAGACATAAACTACAACACTGGTTTCTTATCTGTTGAAGAAGGAGCAGAGAATCCTGTTAGGTTGGCTTTGTTGCCAGATGATGGTCCTTCTGGCCTCTTCTTTAATCAAAAGGAAGAGGTAGCCTTTTAAGCAAATGGGATTAATTCCTTTACTTTTTCATCTTAGGTTATGATTAGGGTTTGAAGTACGTTGTACGTCGAGATTGTGACTGTTTTTTCTAGCAGCATATATGGTTTGTAAATTGCAACTCTATGATGGTTCAACTGGACATGTAGTCAGTACTTTTACTGGAACTTAAGAGCTGTCCATTCTTATGTATGTATAGGCTAAATAAGTTGAAGTGGAGTGGATCTCTCTTGCTAGAGAAGTTGTTTCTGCAGCTATTATCTCTATTTTGGGTGAAATTTGATCCAGTTGCAGcttaatctaattaatataaGTTCGGTGCTTGCTTTGTGGTTTCCCTGATCATTGGGGTTTCTGGTTGCATCAATTTCTGTAGCAGTTGAGTTTGAGTGTGAAGAAAGCTTCAGTTGTGGTGCTTGTATATCAGGTATTTGACCAATTCCTTGTGTTGGGTTACATAAGAATGAAAGAACATTTTGAAATAAATGAGTCAAATGCGCTCGTCTAAATATTCTGGCTCTGGGGGGTATGAATCAAACACGCTCTTCTACAGATTCTGGCTTTTGGGGTATGAATCAAATGCGCTCTTCCAAGATTCTTGCTTTGGGCAGCTACAAACACTTGGAATTCTGTCTTAGATCTCCATCCCTGCTATTTCTTTGTCATCTCTCCTGTTACAGTATCAGAAAAGAATATGTTTCAGAAGCTGCAGATCATTTGTTGGTTTATTTCTTCTTCATGAACATACGAAGATGATGAGCATCGACGATTTGAAATGGAGATGAGCAATGCTTTCTGTACATCTTCAGTTATATGTTGTTGGATTAAAGCAATAACATATTCCATGAAGCTTGCATCACAAGGCAATGTAAGAGGTCCATCACTTGATAATCCAAACTCTTCTTCTGCAAGTCTAAACAGCTCTCGGATGATTCCATGGTTGAGAATCTGCAGAGGAAGCACAAACCGGATTTGATCAGCAGTGTACACAACAAAGTGGCCCttagttgttgatgatgatgatgtgctGCAACTCTGCACATCTATGGCTTCTTTTGTTCTTGGGAATGTAATTCTTTTTCGCCGGATTGCCACAAACTTCTGCCACTTCCGTGCCAATCTGATGAGCTTCTTGGTACTAATCATTCTTACTGTGGGGAAATCACAGCAGAGGATATATCGATCTTAAATCTTGGAGTTCTGATAGCTGAAATGCTTTGTTGTGTAGAGGGCAGAGGATGTGGATTGCTTTATATATGCAAAAAGCAAGAGACGACCTATTCAATGCTACTGAACCAATAATGGATGCCATGGGAAGCAAAACCATGTGATGGTAGGATGTAATGGACTATTTAGCACATCAAGTTGGAACATAAGAGAAACATCAGAACTGTCTTATGTCTGGTGGTTTGACAACAAAATGTGCTCAAGAACACTGTGAACCacttgaagaaagaaaatatgatAAGCTTGTAAGAGTATAAACAAATGATTTGGTTGGAGTTGGAAGATATGTGTATTCATGATTTTACACAAATATGAGGTGGAAATGGGAGGCTCCCTGTGATGACCCCCCTGGGCCCCCACGCATAATCCAAGGCCCAACCCTCACACCCACGAATGGGCCGGCCTGTGGCCAAGGCCCTCATGGGCAGGGATAGggggaagagaagcccatcccatgaaaaccttggttatAGTGGGAGGAAGGCTCtcccacttatatactacactggcatgcccacatcttccgatgtgggatcatgacaataccctccccttctaaagaccaacgtccacgttggtcaggCACCATGGCCGACCCCTCCGGCAGTACAGTCGGGCCGCAGCCACACACCATTTCGGGCCGCTCCCTGTGATGACCCCCCTGGGCCCCCACGCATAATCCAAGGCCCAACCCTCACACCCACGAATGGGCCGGCCTGTGGCCAAGGCCCTCATGGGCAGGGATAGggggaagagaagcccatcccatgaaaaccttggttatAGTGGGAGGAAGGCTCtcccacttatatactacactggcatgcccacatcttccgatgtgggatcatgacaataccctccccttctaaagaccaacgtccacgttggtcaggCACCATGGCCGACCCCTCCGGCAGTACAGTCGGGCCGCAGCCACACACCATACCAGTTTTTCATGGGCTCTGGTGGTCAATACCCcgtgggtcgagcaccatggctggccactccgcagacgcggccccaaggTCGGGGCACtggactctcaatgaaagcaccaaatgtGATGACCCCCCTGGGCCCCCACGCATAATCCAAGGCCCAACCCTCACACCCACGAATGGACCGGGCTGTGGCCAAGGCCCTCATGGGCAGGGATAGggggaagagaagcccatcccatgaaaaccttggttatAGTGGGAGGAAGGCTCtcccacttatatactacactggcatgcccacatcttccgatgtgggatcatgACACTCCCTTTGTCCCACACGTCCATGAACTACCTAGCAAGGAATTTGGCCAAAGCAAAAAGTGGCGTGGCAGGGGCACACTACTGGTGCAGTGTTAATCGACATTTTGAGTCAGTCCGCCAAGTTTCACGTGATTTCAAGATCGACATTTTGAGTCAACCCGCCAAGTTTCATGTGATTTCAAGGTTTAAGCCTTTTGAATTTCGGGTGATCCAAAAGACAGAAATCTAAAATAAGGGTTGATCTAAAATTTTGAACTATTGCTTCTAACCTCGTATCATTGATCAACAAAGAGAATTCTAAGTTCTACCACAATCACTCATTTCTCTATGTGCTAAAATGATGACAGAGAGAGATGAACATTGTAGAAGCAGAGGCAGGGATTTAGGTATTGAAGCTTAGTTAGTTCTTCCCGATTGCCATTGCTTCAAGGTTAAAATTCAAGAATCTCCATCACACACATGGCAGAAGCAGCAACAAAGAGGTATTGTTTTATTTGAAGTTGCAGCAATTAATCAAGCACTTGGCGTGCGATTTCCATTTTCATTTCTGATTGCATCATCTCTTCACGTTTAAGTCAATCCTCCACACTCCAAGCTCTTTGTCGCTTCTCTCTTTACTTTTGTTCCTGTAATGATGGATTTCTGTGTGCAGATATGTGGTTGTTACGGGAGCAAATAAGGGGATTGGGTTGGAGATATGTAGGCAGTTGGCCTCTAAAGAGGTTGTGGTGGTGTTAACTGCAAGAGATGAAAAGAGAGGCCTTGAAGCTCTTCATAAACTGAAAGAGTCTTCTGGTATTTCTGACCATGTGGTTTTTCATCAGCTTGATGTAGCAGACCATGCTAGTGTGTCTGCTCTGGCTGATTTCATCAAAACCCAATTTGGGAAGCTTGATATTTTGGTACTTATGATTCAAACTCTGTTGTCTTTACATCTTTACTAGCTTGTTTTTTCTGTTCTTACTTCCTACAACAAACATTGCAAATGTCGAGAATGGTTAGAGGGTTTCAGTAGAAACTGGAATCCAAGTATCTATGATTTTACAACCATTGAAAAGCTACTTGGGTTTTGTGTGATTGAACTTTTTTATGGGTAACAGTTCATTTTGGCTTACTTTTGGATCTGCAGTTGAAATTGGTGAGTCATCACAAGTTTCGTTTTTGCAAGCTTTCGTTGTAATCTCTGGTATTACAGTTCACCTATCTCATAAGATTCTGATATAATTCATCAATTTAATTTATGCTTcttttcatcattatttttccTGAATTCGTAAAAATGaatcttgattttctttatcaCTACTATGTTAAACTTGAGCGATTACATATGAGTGAATCCTGTTGTTTGACATATGACATTAACCGACAATCTATTAGAgcagtttttgttttgattaaaGGAAGCTTTCATTCCCCTTCTTCAGATATCTGATTCACCAAGGATTGTCAATGTCTCTTCAATTATTGGAAAGTTGGAGGTAGAAATCTTTACAACCTTTTGCGAGAAATAGTCTTTGGTATTACTCACGGGCTTGCTTATTTTGTTTCAGTATGTATCAAATGACTGGGCTAAAGGAGTGCTAAGTGATGCTGATAATCTAACAGAAGAAAGAATTGATGAGGTGTTGCAACAATATCTGAAGGATTATTAAGAGGGTTCAGTTGAATCAAAAGGCTGGACGAGTTTTTTGCCTGCCTATATACTCTCAAAAGCAGCCTTGATTGCATACACACGGATTCTGGCCAAGAATCAATAATGTCTGCCCTGGATATGTGAAGACAGACATAAACTACAACACTGGTGTCTTATCTGCTGAAGAAGGAGCAGAAAGTCTTGTTAGGTTGGCTTTGTTACCAAATGATGGTCCCTCTGGCCTCTTCCCTGATCGGAAAGAAGGGTCGGGTTTTTAAGCAAATGGGATTAGGGTCTCAAGTCTCATGTTAAATGTCAAGATTATGACTGATTACTTAAGCAGTGCATATGGTCTATAAATTTCCATTCTGTAAAGGGTTCAACTGGACATGTAGTCGATTCCTATTGCTTGAGAAGTTGTATCTGCAGTTATCATTTGTATTTTGAAGGAGGAAGCTTGATCCGGTTGCATCTTAATCTAATTATGAACAGTTTGGTGCTTgcctttttttgtttccttgacCGTCTAGGTTCCTGATTCCATCAATTTCTGTGGCTATAGAGTTTGCTTGGAGACCTACAAGGTAGAA contains:
- the LOC119982703 gene encoding (+)-neomenthol dehydrogenase-like, whose protein sequence is MAEAAGKRYAVVTGANKGIGLEICRQLASKGIVVVLTARDEKRGLEALHKLKESSGISEYVVFHQLDVADHASVSALADFVKTHFGKLDILVNNAGVVGASIDEDAYRAATKEGGQIIWKELLRNASYELAEECLNINYYGSKRMVEAFIPLLQISNSPRIVNVSSSMGRLENVPHEWAKGVLSDADNLTEERIDEVLHQYLKDYKEGSVESKGWPSFGSVYILSKAAMNAYTRILAKKYPTFRINSVCPGFVKTDINYNTGFLSVEEGAENPVRLALLPDDGPSGLFFNQKEEVAF
- the LOC119982706 gene encoding auxin-responsive protein SAUR68-like, translating into MISTKKLIRLARKWQKFVAIRRKRITFPRTKEAIDVQSCSTSSSSTTKGHFVVYTADQIRFVLPLQILNHGIIRELFRLAEEEFGLSSDGPLTLPCDASFMEYVIALIQQHITEDVQKALLISISNRRCSSSSYVHEEEINQQMICSF
- the LOC119982707 gene encoding (+)-neomenthol dehydrogenase-like isoform X2, with protein sequence MAEAATKRYVVVTGANKGIGLEICRQLASKEVVVVLTARDEKRGLEALHKLKESSGISDHVVFHQLDVADHASVSALADFIKTQFGKLDILISDSPRIVNVSSIIGKLEYVSNDWAKGVLSDADNLTEERIDEVLQQYLKDY
- the LOC119982707 gene encoding (+)-neomenthol dehydrogenase-like isoform X1 yields the protein MAEAATKRYVVVTGANKGIGLEICRQLASKEVVVVLTARDEKRGLEALHKLKESSGISDHVVFHQLDVADHASVSALADFIKTQFGKLDILLKLISDSPRIVNVSSIIGKLEYVSNDWAKGVLSDADNLTEERIDEVLQQYLKDY
- the LOC119982707 gene encoding (+)-neomenthol dehydrogenase-like isoform X3, whose protein sequence is MAEAATKRYVVVTGANKGIGLEICRQLASKEVVVVLTARDEKRGLEALHKLKESSGISDHVVFHQLDVADHASVSALADFIKTQFGKLDILYVSNDWAKGVLSDADNLTEERIDEVLQQYLKDY